The following proteins come from a genomic window of Thermoleophilaceae bacterium:
- a CDS encoding phosphoglycerate mutase family protein: protein MIWLLRHAEAEDGSPDEARPLTKKGEEQARAAGKALKALGVKFDLCLTSPRVRAEQTAKLACEPLGVEISVDERLNGGPFDPEELAAGIDEVLLVGHDPDFSMAVHNLTGAQVRMKKGGLAAIEKGELKVLLRPRELAAIAR, encoded by the coding sequence ATGATCTGGCTTCTTAGGCACGCCGAGGCCGAGGACGGCTCCCCCGACGAGGCGCGGCCGCTGACGAAGAAGGGCGAGGAGCAGGCGCGCGCGGCCGGAAAGGCGCTGAAGGCGCTGGGCGTGAAGTTCGACCTCTGCCTCACCAGCCCGCGCGTGCGGGCCGAGCAGACCGCGAAGCTCGCCTGCGAACCGCTCGGCGTGGAGATCTCGGTGGACGAGCGCCTGAACGGCGGCCCCTTTGACCCCGAGGAGCTGGCCGCGGGGATCGACGAGGTGCTCCTCGTGGGGCACGACCCGGACTTCTCGATGGCGGTGCACAACCTCACCGGCGCGCAGGTGAGGATGAAGAAGGGCGGGCTCGCGGCGATCGAGAAGGGCGAGCTCAAGGTCCTTCTGCGCCCGCGCGAGCTCGCGGCGATCGCGCGCTGA
- a CDS encoding MIP/aquaporin family protein → MRTPPLSRRLLAELLGSAFLTAVVLGSGIAAQQLSPGDTGLRLLENAAATAAGLFTIILMFGPVSGGHFNPVVSLVDARFGGLRWRHALAYIPAQVAGCVLGATVANAMFARALVSISTKHRASPSHLFAEVIATVGLLLVIFSLARTRRLTAAPAAVGAYIGAAYFFTSSTSFANPAIDVGRALSDTFAGIAPASVPPFIVAQLVGAVVAIIAIRALYPEVAPEDAAEVVLPAPP, encoded by the coding sequence ATGCGCACGCCTCCACTCTCGCGGCGACTTCTTGCCGAGCTCCTCGGTTCGGCGTTTCTGACGGCGGTCGTGCTCGGGTCGGGCATCGCCGCTCAGCAGCTTTCGCCGGGCGACACCGGGTTGCGACTGCTCGAGAACGCCGCCGCCACCGCTGCCGGGCTCTTCACGATCATCCTGATGTTCGGTCCGGTTTCGGGCGGCCACTTCAACCCGGTGGTGTCGCTCGTGGACGCTCGCTTCGGTGGCCTTCGCTGGCGCCATGCCCTCGCGTACATCCCGGCCCAGGTCGCCGGCTGCGTGCTCGGCGCCACCGTCGCGAACGCGATGTTCGCCAGGGCGCTGGTGAGCATCTCGACCAAGCACCGCGCCTCGCCCTCTCACCTCTTCGCCGAGGTGATCGCCACCGTCGGGCTCTTGCTGGTGATCTTCTCCCTCGCCAGAACGCGGCGCCTGACCGCGGCGCCGGCAGCGGTGGGGGCTTACATCGGCGCGGCCTACTTCTTCACCAGCTCGACCAGCTTCGCCAACCCCGCGATCGACGTCGGGCGCGCGTTGTCCGACACGTTCGCGGGAATAGCCCCGGCGTCCGTGCCGCCGTTCATCGTCGCGCAGCTCGTGGGAGCAGTCGTCGCGATCATCGCGATCCGTGCGCTGTACCCGGAGGTCGCACCCGAAGACGCGGCCGAGGTTGTGCTGCCGGCGCCCCCCTAG
- the pstS gene encoding phosphate ABC transporter substrate-binding protein PstS: MKSRQWLAVVPVAGALAMGVAACGGSSSASTSSSGSSASGTVNGAGSTFAAPIYQQWGSDLKKQGITVNYQPVGSGAGVAALANKTADFAGSDPPLVAADKSSIKTPVIQIPMAIGAITVSYNAPGLQKGLKLDGGTIADIFMGKVTTWNDPEIAKQNPGVSLPSSKITVVHRSDESGTTKGFTTFLSAYSPEWKSKIGADKTVKWPTGTGAKGNDGVAAAVKQTSGAVGYVEQAYALQNNFNYADVKNKAGKYVAPTLQSTSAAGEGLSVPPDLGVVTIDSPNPAAYPISSQTFVDVHQDVCKSGMSAGNAKALKAFLTYGLDQGQAVAKQLFYAPLPANLLSKSKAQIDKIQCNGSAIE; the protein is encoded by the coding sequence GTGAAGTCACGCCAGTGGCTCGCGGTGGTCCCGGTGGCAGGAGCGCTCGCGATGGGCGTCGCCGCGTGCGGGGGCAGCAGCAGTGCAAGCACCTCGTCATCCGGCAGCTCGGCATCGGGCACCGTCAACGGCGCAGGCTCGACGTTCGCCGCGCCGATCTACCAGCAGTGGGGCAGCGACCTGAAGAAGCAGGGCATCACCGTGAACTACCAGCCCGTCGGCTCGGGCGCCGGAGTTGCCGCGCTCGCCAACAAGACAGCCGACTTCGCGGGCAGCGATCCGCCGCTCGTGGCCGCCGACAAGTCCTCGATCAAGACGCCCGTGATCCAGATCCCGATGGCAATTGGGGCGATCACGGTGTCCTACAACGCCCCCGGCCTGCAGAAGGGCCTCAAGCTCGACGGCGGGACCATCGCCGACATCTTCATGGGCAAGGTCACGACGTGGAACGACCCGGAGATCGCGAAGCAGAACCCGGGCGTGAGTCTGCCGTCGTCCAAGATCACCGTGGTGCACCGGTCCGATGAGTCCGGAACCACCAAGGGATTCACCACCTTCCTCTCCGCATACAGCCCCGAGTGGAAGAGCAAGATCGGCGCCGACAAGACCGTCAAGTGGCCCACCGGCACAGGCGCCAAGGGCAACGACGGCGTGGCTGCGGCGGTGAAGCAGACGTCCGGCGCGGTTGGGTATGTGGAGCAGGCCTACGCCCTGCAGAACAACTTCAACTACGCCGACGTGAAGAACAAGGCGGGCAAGTACGTCGCGCCGACGCTTCAGTCCACCTCTGCCGCGGGTGAGGGTCTCTCGGTGCCGCCGGATCTCGGCGTCGTCACGATCGACTCGCCGAATCCCGCGGCCTACCCGATCTCGTCCCAGACGTTCGTCGACGTTCACCAGGACGTCTGCAAGAGCGGGATGTCCGCGGGCAACGCGAAGGCGCTGAAGGCGTTCCTCACCTACGGGCTCGACCAGGGCCAGGCGGTGGCGAAGCAGCTCTTCTACGCCCCGCTCCCGGCGAACCTGCTCAGCAAGTCGAAGGCACAGATCGACAAGATCCAGTGCAACGGGAGCGCAATCGAGTAG
- a CDS encoding HD domain-containing protein, translated as MEEPIQEPSPPLPASPRDAVAAARIRFPTRGNRKLERLLDAVNEDTQLKAWWHVAQVNAHRLGMSDHSWVHIQIVVNIALRLLRLLVRRGVEPAMVKDYGMDARDSEVVVAVAALLHCVGMSIHRTDHETFSLFLAADKLDSLLSSVYEEPERSIVAAEAMHAIIAHRRRGDPLTIEAGIVRVADALDMAKGRSRIPFESARMNIHSVSAAAIDEVRIDAGEDKAVRIEIEMNNSSGIFQIDELLATKLRGSGLEDHVEVVARIEAEHEKRLVPLFRL; from the coding sequence GTGGAAGAGCCGATTCAAGAGCCTTCACCGCCGCTGCCCGCCAGCCCGCGAGACGCGGTTGCCGCCGCGCGGATCCGCTTCCCCACTCGCGGCAACCGCAAGCTCGAGCGGCTGCTGGACGCCGTGAACGAGGACACGCAGCTCAAGGCGTGGTGGCACGTGGCCCAGGTGAACGCGCACCGGCTCGGCATGTCCGACCACTCCTGGGTGCACATCCAGATCGTGGTGAACATCGCGCTGCGGCTGCTCAGGTTGCTGGTGCGGCGCGGCGTGGAGCCCGCGATGGTGAAGGACTACGGGATGGACGCGCGCGACTCGGAGGTGGTGGTGGCGGTGGCCGCGCTTCTTCACTGCGTGGGCATGTCGATCCACCGCACCGACCACGAGACATTCAGCCTCTTCCTCGCCGCGGACAAGCTCGACTCGCTGCTCTCCAGCGTGTACGAGGAGCCGGAGCGCTCCATCGTGGCGGCGGAGGCGATGCACGCGATCATCGCCCACCGCCGCCGCGGCGACCCGCTCACGATCGAGGCGGGGATCGTGCGCGTGGCGGATGCGCTCGACATGGCCAAGGGGCGCTCCCGCATCCCGTTTGAGTCCGCGCGGATGAACATCCACTCCGTGTCCGCCGCCGCGATCGACGAGGTGCGAATCGACGCGGGCGAGGACAAGGCCGTGCGCATCGAGATCGAGATGAACAACTCGTCGGGCATCTTCCAGATCGACGAATTGCTCGCCACCAAGCTGCGCGGCTCCGGCCTCGAGGACCACGTGGAGGTGGTGGCCCGGATCGAGGCCGAGCACGAGAAGCGCCTGGTGCCGCTGTTCAGGCTGTGA
- a CDS encoding DUF47 family protein has protein sequence MSMLRHSGNGDSLMVLFEESGRNVQRTGSLLRELLDDFPEHSSLARDILICEQEGDRITHDIIHEMTLNGSKLDQRDAYELARALDDVVDYAEEAADSLELYGVEAPMEQAQELASVLAGASGAVAEALMRLRSGDDVSTQLIEIHRLENEGDRISREAIASLFKTGTDPMVVIRWKDIFESLEQAIDSCETVAHVIEGMRLKRR, from the coding sequence ATGAGCATGTTGCGTCACTCCGGGAACGGCGACAGCCTCATGGTGCTGTTCGAGGAGTCGGGGCGCAACGTCCAGCGCACGGGTTCGCTGCTGCGCGAGCTGCTCGACGACTTCCCGGAGCACTCCTCGCTCGCCCGCGACATCCTGATCTGCGAGCAGGAGGGCGACCGCATCACCCACGACATCATCCACGAGATGACGCTCAACGGCTCGAAGCTCGACCAGCGCGACGCGTACGAGCTCGCGCGCGCCCTCGATGACGTCGTGGACTACGCGGAGGAGGCAGCGGACTCGCTCGAGCTGTACGGCGTCGAGGCGCCGATGGAGCAGGCGCAGGAGCTGGCAAGCGTGCTGGCCGGCGCATCCGGAGCCGTGGCGGAGGCGCTCATGCGCCTGCGCTCGGGCGACGACGTGTCCACGCAGCTGATCGAGATCCACCGCCTCGAGAACGAGGGGGACCGCATCTCCCGCGAGGCCATCGCCTCGCTCTTCAAGACCGGCACGGACCCGATGGTGGTGATCCGCTGGAAGGACATCTTCGAGTCGCTGGAACAGGCGATCGACTCCTGCGAGACGGTCGCGCATGTCATCGAGGGCATGCGGCTGAAGCGGCGCTAG
- a CDS encoding NUDIX domain-containing protein, whose protein sequence is MKRSAGLLLYRLRDGQLEVFIAHMGGPFWARKDERAWSVIKGEYEQGEDPLEAARREFEEETGRPAPPGRTVELGELRQGSGKRVVAWAIEADFDPAAVRSNTFTLEWPPRSGQMREFPEIDRAEWFDTATARSKLVKGQVPFIDALERQVLVD, encoded by the coding sequence GTGAAGCGGAGCGCCGGCCTCCTGCTCTACCGGCTGCGCGATGGGCAGCTCGAGGTCTTCATCGCCCACATGGGTGGACCGTTTTGGGCCCGCAAGGACGAGCGTGCCTGGTCTGTGATCAAGGGCGAATACGAGCAGGGAGAGGATCCACTCGAGGCAGCCCGTCGCGAGTTCGAGGAGGAGACGGGCCGGCCCGCGCCGCCCGGGCGGACGGTCGAACTCGGCGAGCTGCGGCAGGGGAGCGGCAAGCGCGTGGTGGCCTGGGCGATCGAGGCGGACTTCGATCCTGCGGCCGTTCGCAGCAACACGTTCACACTCGAGTGGCCGCCGCGGTCGGGGCAGATGCGCGAGTTCCCGGAGATCGACCGGGCGGAGTGGTTCGACACCGCGACGGCCCGCAGCAAGCTCGTCAAGGGCCAGGTGCCGTTCATTGACGCTCTAGAGCGGCAAGTTCTCGTGGACTAA
- the arsM gene encoding arsenite methyltransferase, translating to MADLTDSIRENVREKYAAAARRAAGQNDGGCCGGTVACGPADDAGQFGSTLYDETTTDGVPEAAVHASLGCGVPTAVADLHEGETVLDLGSGAGADVFISARRVGPTGKAIGLDMTDEMLDLARANAAAAGVENVEFLKGYLEDIPLPDESVDVVISNCVINLSGDKRKVLRETARVLRPGGRFAVSDVISDPDMDEAIQADMAAWTGCIGGALTREEFKEALQAAGLTDVEIKETHRVHEHAASAIIRARKPA from the coding sequence ATGGCTGACCTGACCGACTCCATCCGCGAGAACGTGCGCGAGAAGTACGCGGCCGCCGCAAGGCGGGCGGCCGGGCAGAACGATGGCGGCTGCTGCGGCGGCACCGTCGCGTGCGGCCCCGCCGACGACGCCGGTCAGTTCGGCTCGACGCTCTACGACGAGACCACGACGGATGGCGTGCCGGAGGCTGCCGTGCACGCATCGCTGGGGTGCGGCGTGCCCACCGCGGTCGCGGACCTGCACGAGGGCGAGACCGTGCTCGACCTCGGATCCGGCGCGGGCGCGGACGTGTTCATCTCCGCACGGAGGGTCGGACCCACCGGCAAGGCGATCGGGCTCGACATGACCGACGAGATGCTGGATCTCGCGCGGGCCAACGCCGCTGCGGCCGGGGTCGAGAACGTGGAGTTCCTGAAGGGTTATCTCGAGGACATTCCGCTGCCGGACGAGAGCGTTGACGTGGTGATCTCGAACTGCGTGATCAACCTCTCCGGTGACAAGCGAAAGGTGCTCCGCGAGACGGCGCGCGTGCTGCGCCCGGGTGGCCGCTTCGCGGTCTCGGACGTGATCAGCGACCCGGACATGGACGAGGCCATTCAAGCCGACATGGCTGCCTGGACGGGCTGCATCGGCGGCGCGCTGACGCGCGAGGAGTTCAAGGAAGCCCTCCAGGCCGCAGGCCTCACGGACGTGGAGATCAAGGAGACGCACCGGGTGCACGAGCACGCGGCCTCGGCGATCATCCGCGCCCGCAAGCCGGCCTAG
- the ppk1 gene encoding polyphosphate kinase 1 — protein sequence MEQAADTTEWLDSSPPAAQVRYANRELSWLDFNERVLELAEDPSVPLLERVKFLAIYTTNLDEFFMVRVAGLHDQVDAGVDARGKDGLSPSLVIDEIARRVRDLESRRVEVFGREILPALGEAGIRIRFCDSCGDGELAELDRIFRDEIFPVLTPLAVGPGRPFPYISNLSLSLAVWLRDPVTSAETFARVKVPKEVLPRFIPVGESTFVPLEDLIARHLGDLFPGMEIVRHSMFRVTRDADFTVSDEADDLLQAVEDELRRRRFGEVVRLELGADMDPALRERLIGWLDVEERQVYDVAGLLDMSDLWQIHGLDAPPEFRDAPWAPMPHPATVEDDEQVDIFSAIRSGDMLVHHPYQSFAGTVERFVTQAVTDPDVLAIKLTVYRTSDDSNLVPALIEAAERGKQAVCLVELKARFDERRNIGWARALEEAGAHVVHGLPGLKTHAKALLVVRREAGGVRHYVHIGTGNYHGVTARIYEDFGLFTTDPGLTADVADLFNSLTGYARPRHHRKVLVAPGTMREQLLAQIVATAEAARAGQEARIVMKMISLVDRPCIDALYGAAVAGVQVDLIVRGICCLIPDHENLRVVSVVGRFLEHSRVYAFRRNGERRYFMGSADLMPRNLDNRVELLAPVEDEGLRRELDDTLERCLADDTFAWELQGDGSWSRRNGGTRAVQQELMERATNAVLAKESDRS from the coding sequence ATGGAACAGGCTGCTGACACAACTGAGTGGCTGGACTCCTCGCCCCCTGCGGCGCAGGTTCGCTACGCCAACCGCGAGCTTTCCTGGCTCGACTTCAACGAGCGCGTGCTCGAGCTCGCCGAGGACCCGAGCGTTCCGCTGCTCGAGCGCGTCAAGTTCCTCGCGATCTACACGACGAATCTCGATGAGTTCTTCATGGTTCGCGTGGCCGGTCTGCACGACCAGGTGGACGCCGGGGTGGACGCCCGCGGCAAGGACGGCCTGAGCCCCAGCCTCGTAATCGACGAGATCGCCAGGCGTGTGCGCGACCTCGAGAGCCGGCGTGTGGAGGTGTTCGGGCGGGAGATTCTCCCGGCGCTGGGGGAGGCGGGCATCCGTATCCGCTTCTGTGACAGCTGCGGCGACGGTGAGCTGGCGGAGCTCGACCGCATCTTCCGCGACGAGATCTTCCCGGTGCTCACTCCGCTCGCGGTCGGGCCGGGCCGGCCCTTCCCGTACATCTCCAACCTCTCGCTGAGCCTCGCTGTGTGGCTGCGCGATCCCGTGACCAGCGCGGAGACATTCGCGCGCGTGAAGGTGCCCAAGGAGGTGCTGCCGCGCTTCATCCCGGTGGGCGAGTCCACGTTCGTGCCGCTCGAGGACCTCATCGCGCGCCACCTGGGCGACCTCTTCCCGGGTATGGAGATCGTGCGCCACAGCATGTTCCGCGTCACGCGCGACGCGGACTTCACCGTGTCGGACGAGGCGGACGATCTGCTCCAGGCGGTGGAGGACGAGCTGCGCCGGCGCCGCTTCGGCGAGGTGGTGCGGCTCGAACTGGGGGCGGACATGGACCCGGCGCTGCGCGAGCGCCTCATCGGATGGCTCGACGTGGAGGAGCGTCAGGTCTACGACGTCGCGGGACTGCTCGACATGAGCGACCTCTGGCAGATCCACGGGCTGGACGCTCCGCCCGAGTTCCGGGATGCCCCGTGGGCGCCCATGCCGCACCCGGCCACCGTCGAGGACGACGAGCAGGTGGACATCTTCTCCGCGATCCGCTCGGGCGACATGCTGGTGCACCACCCGTACCAGTCGTTCGCCGGGACGGTGGAACGGTTTGTGACGCAGGCGGTCACCGACCCGGACGTGCTCGCGATCAAGCTCACCGTGTACCGCACGTCGGACGACTCAAACCTGGTGCCGGCGCTGATCGAAGCGGCCGAGCGCGGCAAGCAGGCGGTGTGCCTGGTGGAGCTGAAGGCGCGCTTCGACGAGCGCCGCAACATCGGCTGGGCGCGCGCACTGGAGGAGGCGGGCGCGCACGTGGTGCATGGGCTGCCCGGCCTGAAGACGCACGCGAAAGCGCTGCTCGTGGTGCGCCGCGAGGCCGGCGGCGTGCGCCACTACGTCCACATCGGCACCGGCAACTACCACGGCGTGACGGCCCGGATCTACGAGGACTTCGGCCTCTTCACCACCGACCCCGGCCTCACCGCGGACGTGGCAGACCTCTTCAACTCGCTCACCGGCTACGCCCGGCCGCGCCACCACCGCAAGGTGCTCGTGGCGCCGGGGACGATGCGCGAGCAGCTGCTGGCTCAGATCGTGGCCACGGCGGAGGCGGCGCGCGCGGGCCAGGAGGCACGCATCGTGATGAAGATGATCTCGCTCGTGGACCGGCCGTGCATCGACGCGCTGTACGGGGCCGCCGTGGCCGGTGTGCAGGTGGACCTGATCGTGCGCGGCATCTGCTGCCTCATCCCCGACCACGAGAACCTGCGCGTGGTGTCGGTGGTGGGGCGCTTCCTCGAGCACTCACGCGTGTACGCCTTCCGCCGCAATGGCGAGCGGCGCTATTTCATGGGCTCCGCCGACCTCATGCCGCGCAATCTCGATAACCGCGTGGAGCTCCTTGCGCCGGTGGAGGACGAGGGCCTGAGGCGCGAGCTCGACGACACGCTCGAGCGCTGCCTCGCGGACGACACGTTTGCGTGGGAGCTGCAGGGCGACGGCAGCTGGTCTCGTCGCAACGGCGGCACCCGCGCCGTGCAGCAGGAGCTCATGGAGCGGGCGACGAACGCGGTGCTCGCGAAGGAGTCCGACCGCTCCTGA
- a CDS encoding methylated-DNA--[protein]-cysteine S-methyltransferase, whose amino-acid sequence MNDTLYIQIPSPIGPLLLDGTEHALQGVHMSPAGPGAGWRKAREPFAAAIEQLEQYFAGERMEFDLELDLRGTRFQRDVWNALLTIPYGETRSYGEIARQIGRPDRARAVGAANGSNPVSIIVPCHRVIGSDGSLTGYGGGLPRKRFLLDLEAGVGSLNLTA is encoded by the coding sequence ATGAACGACACCCTTTACATACAGATTCCAAGCCCGATCGGTCCGCTGCTCCTCGACGGCACCGAGCACGCGCTCCAGGGCGTGCACATGTCCCCAGCCGGTCCCGGCGCCGGCTGGCGCAAGGCGCGCGAGCCGTTCGCCGCCGCGATCGAGCAGCTCGAGCAGTACTTCGCGGGGGAGCGCATGGAGTTCGACCTCGAGCTCGACCTGCGTGGCACACGCTTCCAGAGGGACGTATGGAATGCCCTGCTCACGATCCCGTACGGCGAGACACGCAGCTACGGAGAGATCGCGAGGCAGATCGGCCGGCCGGACCGCGCCCGTGCGGTGGGAGCCGCCAACGGCAGCAACCCGGTGTCGATCATCGTCCCCTGCCACCGAGTGATCGGCTCCGACGGCAGCCTCACCGGCTACGGCGGCGGACTTCCCCGCAAGCGCTTCCTGCTCGACCTCGAAGCGGGCGTGGGAAGCCTCAACCTCACAGCCTGA
- a CDS encoding metalloregulator ArsR/SmtB family transcription factor, which produces MAVDLDLVPKQKRGPGQPCCEPVVYPDVEREQAARMSEVAKALGDPIRLQLVDVLRKHAGKVCVCELVPLFDVSQPTLSHHLKKLRDAGIVDSERRGLWAYYYVIPNALKELSAWLT; this is translated from the coding sequence ATGGCCGTCGATCTGGATCTGGTTCCGAAGCAGAAGCGCGGGCCAGGCCAGCCGTGTTGTGAGCCGGTCGTCTACCCGGACGTGGAGCGCGAGCAGGCGGCGCGCATGTCCGAAGTCGCGAAGGCTCTCGGTGATCCCATCCGCCTCCAGCTCGTTGACGTGTTGCGCAAGCACGCGGGCAAAGTGTGCGTCTGCGAGCTGGTGCCGCTGTTCGACGTCTCCCAGCCCACCCTGTCCCACCACCTGAAGAAGCTGCGCGACGCCGGGATCGTCGACTCGGAGCGCCGCGGCCTGTGGGCCTACTACTACGTGATCCCCAATGCCTTGAAGGAGCTTTCCGCATGGCTGACCTGA
- a CDS encoding response regulator transcription factor, with protein MIDTDSGFVRVLAKRVGEMGWQQRVLTAPPRPEDLLSMRLHALVVDLALFGAHGWEFLEQVCESVPGLGVIVCTGTSSVAQRVRGLRIGADDWITKPCHPQEVIARVEAVVRRRKRSSPAAAEDGPLVAGELEIRADQFQAFVGGQSIDLTRREFELLQLLARARGRVLERDDIYQHVWGYAMVHGDRSVDVFVRKVRQKIERFSPGWTYIHTHFGIGYRFEPESPEDGPPEPEGLSGGA; from the coding sequence GTGATCGACACGGACAGCGGGTTCGTTCGCGTGCTCGCCAAGCGCGTGGGAGAGATGGGCTGGCAGCAGCGCGTGCTCACCGCGCCGCCGCGGCCGGAGGATCTGCTCTCCATGCGCCTCCACGCGCTGGTGGTCGACCTGGCGCTGTTCGGCGCGCATGGCTGGGAGTTCCTCGAGCAGGTGTGCGAGTCGGTGCCGGGCCTCGGCGTGATCGTGTGCACCGGCACCTCCAGCGTGGCTCAGCGGGTGCGCGGCCTGCGCATCGGCGCGGATGACTGGATCACGAAGCCCTGCCACCCGCAGGAGGTGATCGCGCGCGTGGAGGCGGTGGTGCGCCGGCGCAAGCGGTCGAGCCCCGCCGCGGCGGAGGACGGGCCGCTGGTGGCGGGCGAGCTCGAGATCCGGGCGGACCAGTTCCAGGCCTTCGTCGGCGGCCAGAGCATCGACCTCACCCGCCGCGAGTTCGAGCTGCTCCAGCTACTGGCCAGGGCCCGGGGGCGCGTGCTCGAGCGCGACGACATCTACCAGCACGTGTGGGGCTACGCGATGGTGCACGGCGACCGCTCGGTCGACGTGTTCGTCCGCAAGGTCCGCCAGAAGATCGAACGGTTCTCCCCGGGCTGGACGTACATCCACACCCACTTCGGCATCGGCTATCGCTTCGAGCCGGAGTCGCCGGAGGACGGTCCACCCGAGCCCGAGGGGCTCAGCGGCGGCGCATGA
- a CDS encoding AlkA N-terminal domain-containing protein: protein MQLDLEHLHQACEAKDARFDGWFFAGITSTGIYCRPSCPARTPKRENRRFFPTAAAAQAAGFRACKRCRPDASPGSPEWDARADLVGRLMRLIADGVVDREGVTGLASRVGFTERHVHRCLVDAVGAGPLALARAQRAQAARILLETTDLPMAPLALAAGFASVRQFNHTVREIFAGTPSELRRRARRGDIAGGGQSGIVLRLPYRAPLEAGELIAFLGARAVPGVEEIEGDTYRRSLRLPHGPGIAELRPEDGHVRATLHLEDLRDLGPAVQRCRRLLDLDSDPQAIAEHLSRDPLIGSLVEAAPGRRVPGHVDAHELAVRAVLGQQVSLGGAATLAGRLVTEHGEPLARRLGGVTHLFPSSEALAAAHIGGMPAARAAAVNTVAAALASGEIDLGAGADRAAAQQQLLALPGVGPWTVSYVAMRALRDPDAFLPSDLGIRHALERLGQDPSPKAALKIAERWRPYRAAASQHLWSTLTKARPANVLLAA from the coding sequence ATGCAGCTCGATCTGGAACATCTGCATCAGGCGTGCGAGGCGAAGGACGCCCGCTTCGACGGCTGGTTCTTCGCGGGCATCACGTCCACCGGCATCTACTGCCGGCCGAGCTGCCCCGCCCGGACGCCCAAGCGCGAGAACAGGCGCTTCTTCCCGACTGCCGCCGCCGCGCAGGCCGCGGGCTTTCGCGCCTGCAAGCGCTGCCGGCCGGATGCTTCGCCGGGGTCGCCGGAGTGGGACGCGCGCGCGGACCTCGTCGGCCGCCTCATGCGTCTCATCGCCGACGGCGTGGTGGACCGCGAGGGGGTGACCGGCCTCGCCTCACGCGTGGGCTTCACCGAGCGCCACGTGCATCGCTGCCTCGTGGACGCCGTCGGCGCCGGTCCGCTGGCGCTCGCCCGCGCGCAGCGGGCGCAGGCAGCGCGAATCCTGCTCGAGACCACCGACCTTCCGATGGCGCCACTCGCCCTCGCCGCCGGCTTCGCAAGCGTGCGCCAGTTCAACCACACCGTGCGCGAGATCTTCGCCGGCACCCCCAGCGAGCTGCGGCGCCGGGCCAGGCGCGGTGACATCGCCGGCGGCGGCCAGAGCGGCATCGTCCTTCGGTTGCCGTACCGGGCTCCGCTCGAGGCAGGCGAGCTGATCGCCTTTCTCGGCGCCCGGGCGGTGCCAGGGGTGGAGGAGATTGAAGGCGACACCTACCGGCGCAGCCTCCGCCTCCCGCACGGTCCGGGGATCGCCGAGCTCCGCCCCGAGGACGGTCACGTCCGCGCGACGCTTCACCTGGAGGACCTGCGCGACCTCGGCCCGGCCGTGCAGCGCTGCCGGCGGCTGCTCGATCTCGACTCTGATCCGCAGGCGATAGCTGAGCACCTGAGCCGCGATCCGCTCATCGGCTCGCTGGTGGAGGCGGCGCCCGGTCGCCGCGTGCCGGGGCACGTTGACGCGCACGAGCTGGCGGTGCGCGCGGTGCTGGGCCAGCAGGTGTCGCTGGGCGGCGCGGCCACGCTGGCGGGCCGCCTCGTGACCGAGCACGGTGAGCCGCTCGCCCGCCGACTCGGCGGCGTCACCCATCTCTTCCCAAGCTCCGAGGCTCTCGCCGCGGCGCACATCGGCGGCATGCCCGCCGCCCGGGCGGCGGCGGTGAACACCGTGGCGGCCGCGCTGGCCTCCGGCGAGATCGACCTCGGCGCGGGAGCCGACCGCGCGGCGGCGCAGCAGCAGCTGCTCGCCCTGCCCGGCGTGGGCCCGTGGACCGTCTCCTACGTCGCCATGCGCGCTCTGCGCGACCCGGACGCGTTCCTGCCGAGCGACCTCGGCATCCGGCATGCGCTCGAGCGGCTCGGCCAGGATCCGAGCCCCAAGGCCGCGCTCAAGATCGCCGAACGGTGGCGGCCGTACCGCGCCGCCGCGAGCCAGCACCTGTGGAGCACCCTCACGAAAGCAAGGCCCGCAAACGTTCTATTGGCAGCATGA
- a CDS encoding winged helix-turn-helix domain-containing protein: protein MESALQPIDPGPVVSIGGVDIRPAELQVFIQGARVNFTVREFETFYALAARYDRVVSRSELYAAVWGGEMSHRDRSVDVFVRKVRRKLAAVSPERTYIHTHFGIGYRFSPAG from the coding sequence ATGGAAAGCGCGCTTCAGCCGATCGACCCAGGCCCGGTAGTCAGCATCGGCGGCGTCGACATCCGGCCGGCCGAGCTTCAGGTGTTCATCCAGGGCGCTCGCGTGAACTTCACGGTGCGCGAGTTCGAGACGTTCTATGCGCTCGCGGCGCGGTACGACCGCGTGGTCTCGCGTTCCGAGCTGTACGCCGCGGTGTGGGGCGGGGAAATGTCGCACCGTGACCGCTCGGTGGACGTCTTCGTCCGCAAGGTCAGGCGCAAGCTCGCCGCCGTCTCGCCCGAGCGCACCTACATCCACACCCACTTCGGCATCGGCTACCGCTTCTCGCCCGCCGGTTAG